A region of Nocardioides alkalitolerans DNA encodes the following proteins:
- a CDS encoding VOC family protein, whose protein sequence is MRLDHVSYAAGPDGLAATAERIGKLLGREFTDGGIHPRFGTRNMTLGLANDTYIEIVEVLDHPASDKAPFGQAVRARSALGGGWLGWVVAVGDLSRIERRLGREAVKGSRHRPDGTELVWKQLGVNGLIADPQLPFFVHWDSPRELHPGAGADQAFSLASLEIAGDPHRVSEWLGEPIEEPLEDMKVEWVAPHGTPGLLAVQVQTPDGLVRI, encoded by the coding sequence ATGCGCCTCGACCACGTCTCGTACGCCGCCGGACCCGACGGACTGGCGGCGACCGCCGAGCGCATCGGGAAGCTGCTCGGCCGTGAGTTCACCGACGGCGGCATCCACCCCCGCTTCGGCACCCGCAACATGACCCTCGGCCTCGCCAACGACACCTACATCGAGATCGTCGAGGTGCTCGACCACCCGGCCTCCGACAAGGCCCCCTTCGGCCAGGCCGTGCGAGCCCGGTCCGCGCTCGGCGGGGGGTGGCTCGGCTGGGTCGTCGCCGTCGGCGACCTGTCGCGCATCGAGCGCCGCCTCGGCCGCGAGGCCGTCAAGGGCAGCCGCCACCGGCCCGACGGCACCGAGCTGGTCTGGAAGCAGCTGGGCGTCAACGGCCTCATCGCCGACCCGCAGCTGCCGTTCTTCGTGCACTGGGACTCCCCGCGCGAGCTGCACCCGGGCGCCGGCGCCGACCAGGCGTTCTCGCTGGCCTCGCTGGAGATCGCGGGCGACCCGCACCGCGTGAGCGAGTGGCTGGGCGAGCCCATCGAGGAGCCGCTGGAGGACATGAAGGTCGAGTGGGTCGCGCCGCACGGCACCCCCGGCCTGCTCGCCGTGCAGGTGCAGACGCCGGACGGCCTCGTCCGCATCTGA
- a CDS encoding class I SAM-dependent methyltransferase, translating into MAKLPPGAPRGTIPSPNIWEHTAAYELENRGVDRGGLIERTMRGIHDWSGATFLDLGCGAGFHLPRWAGAEPSGGRAAQVVGVEPHPALAALARRRVRHLEGVRVEVGSAQEIPLPDASVDVVHARWAYFFGPGCEPGLAELSRVVRRGGTAFVIDNDGSRSTFGAWFRRGYPKVDPPEVIERFWASHGWNREPLEIAWEHETREDFEAVVRIEFDPRTADAILAEHAGTSVDYAVNLWWRRF; encoded by the coding sequence GTGGCGAAGCTCCCGCCCGGCGCCCCCCGCGGCACCATCCCCAGCCCCAACATCTGGGAGCACACGGCTGCCTACGAGCTCGAGAACCGCGGCGTCGACCGCGGCGGCCTCATCGAGCGCACCATGCGCGGGATCCACGACTGGTCGGGCGCCACGTTCCTCGACCTCGGCTGCGGCGCCGGGTTCCACCTCCCGCGGTGGGCCGGCGCGGAGCCGAGCGGCGGACGCGCGGCCCAGGTCGTCGGCGTCGAGCCGCACCCCGCCCTCGCCGCCCTGGCCCGGCGGCGGGTCCGGCACCTCGAGGGCGTGCGGGTCGAGGTCGGCTCCGCCCAGGAGATCCCGCTGCCGGACGCCTCCGTCGACGTGGTGCATGCCCGGTGGGCCTACTTCTTCGGCCCGGGCTGCGAACCCGGCCTCGCCGAGCTCTCCCGCGTCGTACGGCGCGGGGGGACGGCGTTCGTGATCGACAACGACGGGTCGCGCTCGACCTTCGGGGCGTGGTTCCGGCGGGGCTACCCGAAGGTCGATCCCCCGGAGGTGATCGAGCGCTTCTGGGCGTCGCACGGGTGGAACCGGGAGCCGCTCGAGATCGCCTGGGAGCACGAGACCCGCGAGGACTTCGAGGCCGTCGTGCGCATCGAGTTCGACCCGCGCACCGCCGACGCGATCCTGGCCGAGCACGCGGGCACGTCGGTCGACTACGCCGTCAACCTGTGGTGGCGGCGGTTCTGA
- a CDS encoding LacI family DNA-binding transcriptional regulator translates to MGRELHRVQDGATSLPTLADVAAMAGVSRQTVSNALNNPSLLRADTLERVRAAIAHLGYTPNRAARNLRTKSSRLIGLRLTPFAEDTANATIDRFVHALVQATRDADYHVLLFDGNDPADPSSGYDDLVRSTAVDAFVVTDTFKGSPQAAYLEDGGVPFVAFGRPWTPAALHPWVDVDGAAGTSAATAHLLAQGHTRIAWIGWRKDSPIGEDRRAGWSRTMHGHGLPTTGLASRVEDCVASGVEAAGVLLDEARPTAFVCASDTLATGVLHQLHARGLRPGRDVAVTGFDDSPFAQLLPGGLTSVRQPVEEVAVQVVDRLGKLLTHREVFGSGTLLEPTLVVRGSSER, encoded by the coding sequence ATGGGTCGCGAGCTCCACCGGGTGCAGGACGGCGCGACGTCCCTGCCCACCCTGGCGGACGTCGCCGCGATGGCCGGTGTCTCGCGGCAGACCGTCTCCAACGCGCTCAACAACCCCTCGCTGCTGCGGGCCGACACCCTCGAGCGGGTGCGGGCCGCGATCGCGCACCTGGGCTACACGCCCAACCGGGCCGCCCGGAACCTCCGCACCAAGTCGTCGCGGCTCATCGGCCTGCGGCTCACGCCCTTCGCCGAGGACACGGCCAACGCGACCATCGACCGGTTCGTGCACGCGCTGGTGCAGGCGACGCGGGACGCCGACTACCACGTGCTGCTGTTCGACGGGAACGACCCGGCGGACCCGTCGTCGGGCTACGACGACCTCGTGCGCTCGACCGCCGTCGACGCCTTCGTCGTGACCGACACCTTCAAGGGCAGCCCGCAGGCGGCCTACCTCGAGGACGGCGGCGTGCCCTTCGTGGCCTTCGGCCGCCCCTGGACACCCGCCGCGCTGCACCCGTGGGTCGACGTCGACGGCGCTGCCGGCACGTCGGCGGCGACCGCCCACCTGCTCGCGCAGGGCCACACCCGCATCGCCTGGATCGGCTGGCGGAAGGACTCGCCCATCGGCGAGGACCGCCGCGCCGGCTGGTCGCGCACCATGCACGGGCACGGGCTGCCCACGACCGGCCTGGCCTCGCGCGTCGAGGACTGCGTGGCCAGCGGCGTCGAGGCGGCGGGGGTGCTGCTCGACGAGGCCCGCCCGACCGCCTTCGTCTGCGCCTCGGACACGTTGGCGACGGGGGTGCTCCACCAGCTGCACGCCCGCGGGCTGCGACCGGGCCGCGACGTCGCCGTGACCGGCTTCGACGACTCGCCCTTCGCGCAGCTCCTGCCCGGGGGCCTCACCTCGGTGCGCCAGCCGGTGGAGGAGGTCGCCGTGCAGGTGGTGGACCGCCTCGGCAAGCTGCTCACCCACCGCGAGGTGTTCGGCTCCGGCACCCTCCTCGAGCCGACGCTCGTGGTGCGGGGCAGCAGCGAGCGCTGA
- the radA gene encoding DNA repair protein RadA, whose translation MSRTPSRSSRPRTVHRCTECGWETAKWVGRCGECQAWGTVEEVAPAAAGTTAVAGPVSAPAVPIGEVRTDTAAFRSSGVPELDRVLGGGLVPGAALLLAGEPGVGKSTLLLEVAAQTARLKARTLYVSGEESASQVRLRADRTHNVTEELYLAAETDLGAVLGHVDAVKPTLLVVDSVQTIQAAGVDGVPGGVTQVKEVAAALIRMAKTRGITTVLVGHVTKDGAIAGPRVLEHLVDVVLHFEGDRDSRLRMVRAMKNRYGPVDEVGCFELASDGIVAVSDPTGLFVEHHERQVPGTCVAVAMEGRRPLLAEVQALVTPTSADRPRRTTSGLDGSRIAMVIAVLAQHCGVRLHNMDVFASTVGGARLHEPASDLAVAVALASATQGRAAPLGVVAMGEIGLAGELRRVRDLDQRLGEAARLGFRLAIVPGRSPNGRARTPESWTVDGMKVIDSSDVQSALRLLNLLPG comes from the coding sequence ATGTCCCGCACCCCCTCGCGCTCGTCGCGTCCGCGCACCGTCCACCGCTGCACCGAGTGCGGCTGGGAGACGGCGAAGTGGGTCGGGCGCTGCGGCGAGTGCCAGGCGTGGGGCACGGTCGAGGAGGTCGCCCCGGCGGCAGCGGGCACCACGGCCGTGGCGGGTCCCGTGTCGGCGCCGGCGGTGCCGATCGGCGAGGTGCGCACGGACACGGCGGCCTTCCGGTCCTCGGGCGTGCCCGAGCTCGACCGCGTGCTGGGCGGCGGTCTCGTGCCCGGTGCGGCGCTGCTGCTGGCCGGCGAGCCCGGGGTCGGGAAGTCGACCCTGCTGCTGGAGGTGGCGGCGCAGACCGCGCGGCTCAAGGCACGCACGCTCTACGTCTCGGGCGAGGAGTCCGCGTCGCAGGTGCGCCTGCGGGCCGATCGCACGCACAACGTGACCGAGGAGCTCTACCTGGCGGCGGAGACCGACCTCGGCGCCGTGCTGGGCCACGTCGACGCCGTGAAGCCGACCCTCCTGGTCGTCGACTCGGTGCAGACGATCCAGGCCGCGGGCGTCGACGGTGTGCCGGGCGGCGTCACCCAGGTCAAGGAGGTCGCGGCCGCGCTCATCCGGATGGCCAAGACCCGCGGCATCACGACGGTCCTCGTCGGCCACGTCACGAAGGACGGCGCGATCGCCGGCCCCCGCGTGCTCGAGCACCTCGTCGACGTGGTGCTGCACTTCGAGGGCGACCGCGACTCACGGCTGCGGATGGTGCGGGCGATGAAGAACCGCTACGGGCCGGTCGACGAGGTGGGCTGCTTCGAGCTGGCGAGCGACGGCATCGTCGCCGTCTCCGACCCGACCGGCCTGTTCGTCGAGCACCACGAGCGGCAGGTCCCGGGCACGTGCGTGGCCGTCGCGATGGAGGGCCGCCGCCCGCTCCTCGCCGAGGTGCAGGCCCTCGTGACGCCGACGTCGGCCGACCGGCCCCGGCGCACGACGTCGGGGCTCGACGGGTCCCGCATCGCGATGGTCATCGCCGTCCTGGCGCAGCACTGCGGGGTGCGTCTGCACAACATGGACGTGTTCGCCTCGACCGTCGGCGGAGCCCGCCTGCACGAGCCGGCCAGCGACCTCGCCGTCGCCGTGGCGCTGGCCTCGGCCACGCAGGGCCGCGCCGCCCCGCTGGGCGTGGTGGCGATGGGCGAGATCGGCCTCGCGGGCGAGCTCCGGCGGGTGCGCGACCTCGACCAGCGCCTGGGCGAGGCCGCCCGCCTGGGATTCCGGCTCGCGATCGTGCCGGGTCGCTCGCCCAACGGCCGGGCGCGCACCCCGGAGTCCTGGACCGTCGACGGCATGAAGGTGATCGACTCGAGCGACGTGCAGTCCGCCCTCCGCCTGCTCAACCTCCTGCCGGGCTGA
- a CDS encoding MoaD/ThiS family protein translates to MGDTPPESPRSETQVIEARYWASAKQAAGTDADRLEVEGPVTLADLQQRLLGLHPGARLGDVLAVCSVLVDDRPVSSDDPGEVVVAAGSVVQFLPPFAGG, encoded by the coding sequence ATGGGCGACACACCACCGGAATCCCCGCGAAGTGAGACGCAGGTCATCGAGGCGCGCTACTGGGCGTCGGCCAAGCAGGCGGCCGGCACCGACGCGGACCGGCTCGAGGTGGAGGGGCCGGTGACCCTGGCTGACCTGCAGCAACGTCTCCTCGGCCTCCACCCGGGGGCGCGGCTGGGCGACGTGCTGGCCGTCTGCTCGGTGCTCGTCGACGACCGACCGGTGAGCTCCGACGATCCGGGCGAGGTCGTGGTCGCCGCGGGCAGCGTCGTGCAGTTCCTCCCGCCGTTCGCGGGGGGCTGA
- a CDS encoding response regulator transcription factor: protein MSALLLLTSALQPSVEVLPGLALLGHSVKILPAEGSALLEAPDADLVLVDGRQELAHARDLCRLIRTTGSDVPVLLIVTEGGLAVVAADWGMDDVLLHTCGPAELEARIRLSIGRLAAQREADDPEAHVIRSGEVVVDDATYTAKLGGRPLDLTFKEFELLKFLAQHPGRVFSRQQLLQEVWGYDYFGGTRTVDVHVRRLRAKLGPEHETLIGTVRNVGYRFVLPTKEKAEASVSADA from the coding sequence GTGAGTGCACTTCTGCTCCTCACCAGCGCCCTGCAGCCCTCGGTCGAGGTGCTGCCGGGCCTCGCGCTGCTCGGCCACTCCGTCAAGATTCTTCCAGCCGAGGGCAGCGCCCTGCTGGAGGCCCCCGACGCCGACCTCGTGCTCGTCGACGGGCGCCAGGAGCTGGCCCACGCCCGTGACCTGTGCCGCCTGATCCGCACCACCGGGTCCGACGTGCCGGTCCTGCTGATCGTCACCGAGGGCGGCCTCGCCGTCGTCGCCGCCGACTGGGGCATGGACGACGTCCTGCTCCACACCTGCGGTCCCGCCGAGCTCGAGGCGCGCATCCGGCTCTCGATCGGCCGTCTCGCCGCGCAGCGCGAGGCGGACGACCCCGAGGCCCACGTCATCCGCTCCGGCGAGGTCGTCGTCGACGACGCGACCTACACCGCGAAGCTGGGCGGGCGCCCGCTCGACCTGACCTTCAAGGAGTTCGAGCTCCTCAAGTTCCTCGCCCAGCACCCGGGTCGCGTCTTCAGCCGCCAGCAGCTGCTCCAGGAGGTGTGGGGCTACGACTACTTCGGCGGCACCCGCACGGTCGACGTCCACGTGCGTCGCCTCCGCGCCAAGCTCGGCCCCGAGCACGAGACGCTGATCGGCACCGTGCGCAACGTGGGTTACCGCTTCGTGCTCCCGACGAAGGAGAAGGCCGAGGCCTCGGTCTCCGCCGACGCCTGA